In a genomic window of Sus scrofa isolate TJ Tabasco breed Duroc chromosome 4, Sscrofa11.1, whole genome shotgun sequence:
- the EMC2 gene encoding ER membrane protein complex subunit 2 isoform X2 has protein sequence MSLGKGIAEDSLSKARKEFNILKEMRDKMRKWREENSRNSEQIVEVGEELINEYASKLGDDIWIIYEQVMIAALDYGRDDLALFCLQELRRQFPGSHRVKRLTGMRFEAMERYDDALQLYDRILQEDPTNTAARKRKIAIRKAQGKNVEAIRELNEYLEQFVGDQEAWHELAELYINEHDYAKAAFCLEELMMTNPHNHLYCQQYAEVKYTQGGLENLELSRKYFAQALKLNNRNMRALFGLYMSASHIASNPKASAKTKKDNMKYASWAASQINRAYQVSIDSFILSYGSVNVFLTCMCFYKLQSQVSTIGPLCQYI, from the exons GGCATTGCAGAGGATTCCCTTTCTAAAGCAAGGaaagaatttaatatattaaaag aaatgcgagataaaatgagaaaatggagagaagaaaacTCACGAAATAGTGAGCAAATTGTGGAAGTTGGAGAGGAATTAATTAATGAATATGCTTCTAAGCTTGGAGATGata TTTGGATCATATATGAACAGGTGATGATTGCAGCCTTAGACTATGGTCGGGATGACTTGGCATTG ttttgtcttcAGGAATTGAGAAGACAATTCCCTGGCAGTCACAGAGTCAAGAGACTAACTGGCATGAGATTTGAAGCCATGGAGAG atatGATGATGCTCTACAGCTGTATGATCGAATTTTACAAGAAGATCCAACAAATACT GCTGCAAGAAAGCGTAAGATTGCCATTCGAAAAGCCCAGGGGAAAAATGTGGAGGCCATTCGGGAACTGAATGAGTATCTGGAACA ATTTGTTGGAGACCAGGAAGCCTGGCATGAACTTGCAGAACTTTATATCAATGAACATGA CTATGCTAAAGCAGCCTTTTGTTTAGAGGAACTTATGATGACTAATCCACACAATCACTTATATTGTCAGCAGTATGCTGAA GTTAAATATACTCAAGGTGGACTTGAAAATCTCGAACTTTCAAGAAAGTATTTTGCACAGGCATTGAAACTGAACAACAGAAACATGAGAGCTTTGTTTGGACTTTACATG tctgCAAGTCATATTGCTTCTAATCCAAAAGCaagtgcaaaaacaaaaaaggacaacATGAAATATGCTAGTTGGGCAGCTAGTCAAATAAACAGAGCTTATCAGGTTAGTATTGATAGTTTTATATTATCATATGGATCAGTTAACGTATTTCTTACTTGTATGTGTTTCTACAAACTACAGAGCCAGGTGTCTACTATTGGACCTTTGTGCCAATACATCTGA
- the EMC2 gene encoding ER membrane protein complex subunit 2 isoform X6 produces MRDKMRKWREENSRNSEQIVEVGEELINEYASKLGDDIWIIYEQVMIAALDYGRDDLALFCLQELRRQFPGSHRVKRLTGMRFEAMERYDDALQLYDRILQEDPTNTAARKRKIAIRKAQGKNVEAIRELNEYLEQFVGDQEAWHELAELYINEHDYAKAAFCLEELMMTNPHNHLYCQQYAEVKYTQGGLENLELSRKYFAQALKLNNRNMRALFGLYMSASHIASNPKASAKTKKDNMKYASWAASQINRAYQFAGRSKKETKYSLKAVEDMLETLQITQS; encoded by the exons atgcgagataaaatgagaaaatggagagaagaaaacTCACGAAATAGTGAGCAAATTGTGGAAGTTGGAGAGGAATTAATTAATGAATATGCTTCTAAGCTTGGAGATGata TTTGGATCATATATGAACAGGTGATGATTGCAGCCTTAGACTATGGTCGGGATGACTTGGCATTG ttttgtcttcAGGAATTGAGAAGACAATTCCCTGGCAGTCACAGAGTCAAGAGACTAACTGGCATGAGATTTGAAGCCATGGAGAG atatGATGATGCTCTACAGCTGTATGATCGAATTTTACAAGAAGATCCAACAAATACT GCTGCAAGAAAGCGTAAGATTGCCATTCGAAAAGCCCAGGGGAAAAATGTGGAGGCCATTCGGGAACTGAATGAGTATCTGGAACA ATTTGTTGGAGACCAGGAAGCCTGGCATGAACTTGCAGAACTTTATATCAATGAACATGA CTATGCTAAAGCAGCCTTTTGTTTAGAGGAACTTATGATGACTAATCCACACAATCACTTATATTGTCAGCAGTATGCTGAA GTTAAATATACTCAAGGTGGACTTGAAAATCTCGAACTTTCAAGAAAGTATTTTGCACAGGCATTGAAACTGAACAACAGAAACATGAGAGCTTTGTTTGGACTTTACATG tctgCAAGTCATATTGCTTCTAATCCAAAAGCaagtgcaaaaacaaaaaaggacaacATGAAATATGCTAGTTGGGCAGCTAGTCAAATAAACAGAGCTTATCAG